A single region of the Pontibacter kalidii genome encodes:
- a CDS encoding acyltransferase family protein — translation MANAVAASEPLTLKKSARYLSLDVLRGLTVALMVIVNTPGSWSTIYPPLRHAPWHGFTVTDLVFPAFLFAVGNAMSFSMRKFELQPDSVFLAKVFKRTAIIFLIGLVLRAFPFVAHAEGGGLEMIDWTGIRVMGVLQRIALAYLIGSLVVHYLKIKGAIIFSAVVLLGYWAVLYFFGDQPDPYSLEGNAALKFDLLFFSPEVLYKGYGIPFDPEGLLSTLPAAVNVIAGYLVGMAIQRYGNNLSTVFKLSIAGAAVIAVALLWDLVFPINKALWTSSYTLHTVGLVMLVLAMLMLLIEVLNYKKWAYFFEVFGKNPLFIYAMSILIIKTLSFIKVDEQTRLSRWIYQNWFLSWGEGEFASLMFALAYMLVHWLMGYLMDRNRIYVKV, via the coding sequence ATGGCAAACGCAGTTGCAGCATCAGAACCCTTAACCCTGAAAAAGTCGGCCCGATACCTCTCGCTGGATGTGCTGCGGGGGCTCACCGTGGCGCTGATGGTGATCGTGAACACCCCGGGTAGTTGGAGCACCATTTATCCGCCACTGCGCCACGCTCCCTGGCATGGCTTCACCGTAACCGACCTGGTTTTCCCGGCATTCCTGTTTGCCGTGGGCAACGCCATGAGCTTTAGTATGCGCAAGTTCGAGCTGCAACCCGACAGCGTTTTCCTGGCGAAAGTGTTTAAGCGCACGGCCATTATTTTCCTGATCGGCCTGGTGCTGCGTGCCTTCCCGTTTGTGGCGCATGCCGAGGGCGGGGGCCTGGAGATGATCGACTGGACCGGCATCCGTGTGATGGGGGTGCTGCAGCGCATTGCGCTTGCCTATCTTATTGGCTCACTGGTGGTGCACTACCTCAAAATAAAGGGTGCCATCATCTTCAGTGCGGTGGTGCTGCTGGGTTACTGGGCCGTTTTATACTTCTTCGGCGACCAGCCGGACCCGTACTCCCTAGAAGGGAACGCGGCCCTGAAATTCGATCTGCTGTTCTTCTCCCCGGAAGTGCTCTACAAAGGCTACGGCATTCCGTTCGATCCGGAAGGCCTGCTGAGTACGCTGCCCGCCGCTGTAAACGTGATTGCAGGCTACCTGGTAGGCATGGCTATCCAACGGTATGGAAACAACCTGAGTACTGTGTTTAAGCTAAGTATAGCCGGGGCTGCCGTAATTGCTGTTGCCCTGCTGTGGGACCTGGTTTTCCCGATCAACAAAGCGCTCTGGACCAGCTCTTATACTTTACACACTGTGGGTTTGGTGATGCTGGTGCTAGCCATGCTTATGCTTCTGATCGAGGTGCTGAACTATAAAAAATGGGCCTACTTCTTTGAGGTGTTCGGCAAGAACCCGCTGTTCATCTACGCCATGTCTATCCTGATCATTAAAACTCTGAGCTTTATAAAAGTGGATGAACAGACACGCCTGAGCCGCTGGATTTACCAGAACTGGTTCCTGAGTTGGGGCGAGGGAGAGTTTGCCTCTTTGATGTTTGCCCTGGCTTACATGCTGGTGCACTGGCTGATGGGCTACCTGATGGACCGCAACCGCATCTACGTAAAAGTATAA
- a CDS encoding SGNH/GDSL hydrolase family protein: MRNIKLTITLLLITMLSSNFAFAQDWAQLNKYKAENAKLKVPAPGEKRVVFMGNSITEGWSNHHPAFFEGKPYLNRGIGGQTTPQMLVRFRQDVIDLKPEVVVILAGINDIAGNTGPSTLEMIMDNIVSMTELAKANNIKVVLSSVLPALDFKWNPGQEPAPKVVALNEMIKGYAAEKNLVYLDYFSAMADAQQGLKQEYTYDGVHPNEAGYKVMAPLAEAAIAKALARKAKK, translated from the coding sequence ATGAGAAACATCAAACTTACCATCACCCTTCTCCTCATCACCATGCTATCCTCAAATTTTGCTTTTGCCCAGGACTGGGCGCAGTTAAACAAGTATAAAGCCGAGAATGCAAAGCTGAAAGTACCAGCCCCAGGTGAGAAGCGCGTGGTGTTTATGGGTAACTCCATTACCGAGGGCTGGAGCAACCACCATCCGGCATTCTTCGAAGGGAAACCTTACCTTAACCGCGGCATTGGCGGACAAACTACACCGCAAATGTTGGTGCGTTTCCGGCAAGACGTGATCGACCTGAAGCCGGAGGTGGTGGTAATCTTAGCGGGCATCAACGACATCGCGGGTAACACCGGCCCTTCCACCCTTGAAATGATCATGGACAACATTGTCTCGATGACGGAACTGGCAAAGGCCAATAATATTAAAGTGGTGCTGAGCTCTGTGCTGCCCGCGCTGGATTTTAAATGGAACCCGGGGCAGGAGCCGGCTCCAAAAGTGGTTGCCCTGAACGAGATGATCAAAGGCTACGCTGCGGAGAAAAACCTGGTGTATTTGGACTACTTCTCGGCCATGGCAGATGCGCAGCAGGGGCTGAAGCAGGAGTATACTTATGATGGCGTGCACCCGAATGAAGCCGGGTATAAAGTAATGGCCCCGCTGGCCGAGGCCGCTATCGCCAAAGCGCTGGCCCGGAAAGCTAAGAAGTAA
- a CDS encoding methylglyoxal synthase, producing the protein MKTTIALIAHNQKKTELLNWAKVHREELVKHELIGTSNTSKLLNDMLELDVKPFGHGPSGGDILLAAKMLQHEVDKVIFFIDAETPHGHEHDIQTLIRTAVINNIPIALNRATADLVILETPEEV; encoded by the coding sequence ATGAAAACTACCATTGCGCTAATCGCCCATAACCAGAAGAAAACTGAGCTGCTCAATTGGGCCAAGGTACACCGCGAGGAACTTGTAAAGCACGAGTTGATCGGCACCAGCAACACCTCCAAACTGCTAAACGACATGCTGGAGCTCGATGTGAAGCCCTTCGGACACGGCCCCAGCGGCGGCGACATACTGCTGGCGGCTAAAATGCTGCAGCACGAGGTGGATAAGGTTATTTTCTTCATCGACGCCGAAACCCCCCACGGCCACGAGCACGACATCCAGACGCTGATCCGTACCGCCGTTATCAACAACATTCCGATCGCCCTGAACCGCGCGACGGCCGACCTGGTTATCCTGGAAACGCCAGAAGAAGTATAA
- a CDS encoding cold-shock protein produces the protein MARSQNTFLKKQREKQRKQKKEEKLQRKQERQENSSGGSLDAMIAYVDEFGNITDTPPEEREETKSKEEDIA, from the coding sequence ATGGCCAGATCACAGAACACTTTCCTGAAGAAGCAACGTGAAAAACAACGCAAGCAGAAGAAGGAGGAAAAGCTGCAGCGCAAGCAGGAACGCCAGGAAAACTCCTCCGGCGGAAGCCTGGACGCCATGATTGCCTATGTGGATGAGTTCGGCAACATTACCGATACGCCCCCGGAAGAAAGGGAGGAAACCAAATCCAAAGAAGAAGACATAGCTTAA